The Cyprinus carpio isolate SPL01 chromosome A3, ASM1834038v1, whole genome shotgun sequence genomic interval GGTTAATTATGGGGCAGCATCCCATCCCTCCAATACATCTCCCCCCTCTAGTCTCTGCTGTACACTCACCCACTCACTGCACAATTACACCCCTACCTCAACAATACCGCTGCTTAGTCATACTGGCCTGCAAGACGCAAACACACATATGGTGGAAAAACACATCATTCTGCCAAGGTCTCATGGCGAAACATGCAATAACTTGGTTGGGCGTCATAAAATGGCttgaacacatttaaaatagaCTCCTGTTTATGATAAAAACAAGTTTActtagttaacttttttttttttttgctgtaatctGCTTACATAAAGGTCATCAGATTCAAGTATGCCAATGtgtgttgaaaataaatgctttgcccattatttaataaaaaggttACAGATAGAAATAAATTCTTTCTTCTCtatttataatttctataaattacaaattatataagtAAAAACTAGTAAAAGAGTATAAGGCTATATGATGCTATAAATGTTTAGACAAATTATAAAAAGTACgtattgtattttatatgcaatataaagttaattaaattatatattaaaacaatatattagtAAATAGGTAAACAAAAGACCCTTGGTAAAAAGACTGAATTGgtattgtgcttttttatttgatttgttttttgttttttgtttttttgtttttttttcatggggtATTTTGTGAGGACATGTGTTGGGGAGTTGTCAGGGATGCTGGACATCTTGTAATCTGTTTACTTGATTCGCTGGTTGCCAGAGGAGCAGTTTCCCCTTGAGAGAGAAGACAAAGGCGAGATGGAGGAGAAAGAGGGAGCCAATCTCTTTATCTCAAaaaccacatgcacacacactgacaccATCAATCAAAGTCAGCCCCTTTCAACCAGAaattcataaatatacatattttatgagaAAAATCTGTTCCCATCTCAAATATAACCAAGACGGCTCAGTAGGGGATTTTTAGGAAATATAGAAGGGAATATAAAAATGAGATGAATAATTAAACGTCTAAACAAATGCCTAATTGGACTTGATATTACATGACACGTCCCAAAGCGGAACAGGTTCTAAATACTGCTGTCTTGTGGAAAATCACCGGCTAGAATAACAGCCCATGATATCAAATTTTCCTCACGACTCCCTGAGGGAGCTGGTCTCAAATCAGCACAGAGGGTGTCAATGCAtctggggtgggggtggggggggtttgaATGTGAGAGTGGGCTCGTGTTTCTGCTGTCAGGAGCAGAGTGAAGCTGAAGTAGCGCTTAATAAGGGAACCAGGTTTGGTTCGAGTGAAGTGTGCATAAGATACGTGGATTTCAAGGAAGGAGGGATGAGAGAGAGTGGGCGGATGTCTCGCCTTTGAGCGTGGCAGTGCTCTGACATATCTGCTTCGACTACACTTGAAAGTTTGCACTGCTGGGAGTTTTAGGACTGTCACAGCTGTCTTGATGCATGCTtcttaatatttctattaaaagaAATCCTAAACTGCAGCTCGATGTTTTGTGTGTGCGCGTGATGTAGGTGTCCTATGCCAGACCAAGCTCAGCTTCCATACGCGATGCCAACCTGTATGTGAGCGGGCTGCCCAAAACCATGAGTCAGAAAGACATGGAGCAGTTGTTTTCTCAGTATGGAAGAATCATCACCTCACGCATCCTGGTAGACCAGGTCACAGGTAAACGTTACTCACTTCCACAAACAGCGTAGGCGCCCTGGGGGAggattaaaaatctaattaaagctctggatgtgacaaaaaaaattaagctataTGCTTcacagtcaacatgaaatcaaaattgaccccaTTCCTGGCAgtgttattttgatattttgaattcatttaatttcagtctcagttttagtaataatttaagtatatgttattattttttttatttgtctatatagtttttattcattctagttaaatgaaaattagaaatgctttcttggcatctagctgaaataaaagttttttttatattttatatttttatttaaatagataaaatataataaaaacagtacaacctcaagaaaatgtaaaagtaaaaaataaatatgtctaTTGAAATATACAATTATGCATTATTCAtctgtgcattttaataaaaaaaaattcaaaaaccatTTATCCATTTTTGTTGATATTAATAACATTGTGTTAATCAAAAGTCAACTTCACAATGCATTAAATCAAATCCTGCTCTTTTTTCCATTAAATTTCCTGCTTCACTGAAAAACGTGTCACAGTGTGGAAATAAAATGGTTTGCAATGAAAATGGTTAGCAATTTATTCTGCTTTATAAAGTAGATCATAAAGTACTAAAGTATCTAGTCTGTTTTAACCGATCACATGACTCACTTATATGCCATTCATTTGTGTGAGGATGCTAACATTGCCTTGCTTTCTGTTTGGAGCAGGTATATCGCGCGGAGTAGGCTTCATTCGGTTTGACAAAAGAAATGAGGCAGAGGAAGCCATCAAAGGCCTGAATGGTCAAAAGCCACTGGGCGCCGCTGAGCCCATCACCGTGAAGTTCGCCAACAACCCCAGTCAGAAAACGGGACAGGCCTTGCTTACCCAGCTTTACCAGACAGCTGCTCGCCGCTTCACCGGCCCTCTGCACCACCAGACTCAGCGCTTCAGGTACTGCTCCCACCTGCAGCCCTCACCCATGCCACTCCCTACTCCTCCTCTGCCTGTTTTCCTTTAAACAGCAGCACGTTCACGCCATCAGGGGGATTTCAACAAATCAGAATGGGTCTGAGGCAGTGCGTAGATTTTTAAAAGAACTGGCCTTGCTTAGAGATGAAACACTGCATGTGACTCAGTCATGGCATAGATGCATTCACAAGCATTCATAGCAGTGCTCTCAATCCATCGCCTGAGGGCTCTGTAAGCACTGCATCAGTGAGATGGGCGAGCCGCCGCCTGCTGATTGGTGGATGCGGTGCCCAGTAAAGAGCTCCCCCTGGTGGCTGAAGTGGCCAAAACGCTTTGCTCTTGTTGTTGGATCTTGCAACTAATATCTTCACCTCCGTCACTCTCCCTCTTGCATTGCAGACTCGACAATTTACTAAACGCCAGCTACGGAGTCAAGaggtaatttacaaaaaaaggtgTCTTTTCAAAAGCATCCATGCCTAAACAAGCTCAAACAAAGTGCCCGGAATAACACCTGCTGACTTAAGCATTAACATGACAGATGAGATTTGAGAAAACACTTGTTTCAGTAGAGTAGACTGACGTAGCTGATATCACAGCAGGACATTCTGGCATGGCTTTGTTGAACCTTTTTGTTCTTTTGGTTGATTCCTTGATTGAACtgatttgtatgtatttgtgtattgaactaacattattattattttttttcagttttggttgCTTTAATGTCTTTTTTCCACCAGCATGGACATACAAGATTCTGTTTGCGTCTCCTCTGTTCAAATTTTCCGTTGATTTGTTTCTGATTTGCCTTCATCCCTTTCTAGGTTTCTGTTTTGCTAAGTGCCGTGATTTTGTTGGACATTGTGAATTCTGTCCTATTTCAAAAAGGGACTAGAGTTTGGTTTGGTCATCCTAGTTAATAAAATAGTTGCTGGTTTTCTTACCTACTTAAGGCTGTGGAGATCGAGTGTCCAGTcctcaaagaaacaaaaatggcAGGAACATGTGGTAATGAGAGGCACGCTGTGCTGAACTTCAGAATGACACCCATGGTAGCTCTCCTTCTTTCCTCCCCAGATTCTCCCCCATAACCATTGACAGCATGACCAGTCTAGCCGGCGTCAACCTGACCGGGCCCACCGGAGCCGGCTGGTGCATCTTCGTCTACAACCTGTCCCCCGAAGCCGACGAAAGCGTCCTGTGGCAGCTCTTCGGACCATTTGGCGCCGTCACAAACGTCAAGGTCATCCGTGACTTCACCACCAACAAATGTAAGGGCTTTGGCTTTGTCACCATGACCAACTACGACGAGGCAGCCATGGCTATCGCCAGCCTCAACGGCTACCGCCTGGGCGACCGCGTGCTGCAGGTCTCCTTCAAGACCAGCAAGCAGCACAAGGCTTGAAGGAAGGCCTAGTCACTACTGCTCTTTAACATGCAGGGGGAGCTAATGAGCACCCTGTACATTCACTCTACATGGGCCTGGACTGAGTCTCTCTAACACACATtcgacacacacatacacacacacacacacatttagttgttttgagcaaaaatacacGAGTAgagtcatttttcttttctctttacacAACATGCTAGTCCTTCCCAGCATTTGCCTGAATTGAATTAGCAGAGTTGTGAGGCGGGGCTGGGGAAATCCATGAGGAGGGACAGTCTAATGAATGTGACAGAGAATGTCTGCagagatttaatttaattcaggCAAAGTAAAAGAACTGGTCAATGAAAGGAAAAAACGTAAATCAAATATGTGCAATTTACCCGAAATCTTGCCCCAGTTACTCTCCTGTCTGGCTTCAGAGGATGTAGTCACTTTTTTACACTTGGGCATTTTGaatcagtgaattttttttagagaaaaatgattaaaacagtgttctcttatatatattataatataactatatattcaacATTTAAGGTGGTTATAATAGCCAAATATGTAAGCATTTTCTAGAACTTTGATTACAGTTTCCTGGCTCTACATTTGGTTGCAACCTTGCCTTATGGCACCACACACACCTTACTTGAGGTCCAACCCAACAGCCACTGAACAAACTAGTTGTCACAAATTGAGAGGTCACCCAAGGGCCATCACAATCACTTCAGCACACCGAAAGATAACGTTCATCACAGagacactcgcacacacacatacacacacacacacatatgcacctCCACCGGAGGGCATAGCGAAACATCAAAAAACATGGCG includes:
- the LOC109110668 gene encoding ELAV-like protein 3 isoform X3 → MVTIISTMETQVSNGPSGTSLPNGPVISTNGATDDSKTNLIVNYLPQNMTQEEFKSLFGSIGEIESCKLVRDKITGQSLGYGFVNYVDPNDADKAINTLNGLKLQTKTIKVSYARPSSASIRDANLYVSGLPKTMSQKDMEQLFSQYGRIITSRILVDQVTAGISRGVGFIRFDKRNEAEEAIKGLNGQKPLGAAEPITVKFANNPSQKTGQALLTQLYQTAARRFTGPLHHQTQRFRLDNLLNASYGVKRFSPITIDSMTSLAGVNLTGPTGAGWCIFVYNLSPEADESVLWQLFGPFGAVTNVKVIRDFTTNKCKGFGFVTMTNYDEAAMAIASLNGYRLGDRVLQVSFKTSKQHKA
- the LOC109110668 gene encoding ELAV-like protein 3 isoform X4, producing MVTIISTMETQVSNGPSGTSLPNGPVISTNGATDDSKTNLIVNYLPQNMTQEEFKSLFGSIGEIESCKLVRDKITGQSLGYGFVNYVDPNDADKAINTLNGLKLQTKTIKVSYARPSSASIRDANLYVSGLPKTMSQKDMEQLFSQYGRIITSRILVDQVTGISRGVGFIRFDKRNEAEEAIKGLNGQKPLGAAEPITVKFANNPSQKTGQALLTQLYQTAARRFTGPLHHQTQRFRLDNLLNASYGVKRFSPITIDSMTSLAGVNLTGPTGAGWCIFVYNLSPEADESVLWQLFGPFGAVTNVKVIRDFTTNKCKGFGFVTMTNYDEAAMAIASLNGYRLGDRVLQVSFKTSKQHKA
- the LOC109110668 gene encoding ELAV-like protein 3 isoform X7: MVTIISTMETQVSNGPSGTSLPNGPVISTNGATDDSKTNLIVNYLPQNMTQEEFKSLFGSIGEIESCKLVRDKITGQSLGYGFVNYVDPNDADKAINTLNGLKLQTKTIKVSYARPSSASIRDANLYVSGLPKTMSQKDMEQLFSQYGRIITSRILVDQVTGISRGVGFIRFDKRNEAEEAIKGLNGQKPLGAAEPITVKFANNPSQKTGQALLTQLYQTAARRFTGPLHHQTQRFRFSPITIDSMTSLAGVNLTGPTGAGWCIFVYNLSPEADESVLWQLFGPFGAVTNVKVIRDFTTNKCKGFGFVTMTNYDEAAMAIASLNGYRLGDRVLQVSFKTSKQHKA
- the LOC109110668 gene encoding ELAV-like protein 3 isoform X6, which encodes MVTIISTMETQVSNGPSGTSLPNGPVISTNGATDDSKTNLIVNYLPQNMTQEEFKSLFGSIGEIESCKLVRDKITGQSLGYGFVNYVDPNDADKAINTLNGLKLQTKTIKVSYARPSSASIRDANLYVSGLPKTMSQKDMEQLFSQYGRIITSRILVDQVTAGISRGVGFIRFDKRNEAEEAIKGLNGQKPLGAAEPITVKFANNPSQKTGQALLTQLYQTAARRFTGPLHHQTQRFRFSPITIDSMTSLAGVNLTGPTGAGWCIFVYNLSPEADESVLWQLFGPFGAVTNVKVIRDFTTNKCKGFGFVTMTNYDEAAMAIASLNGYRLGDRVLQVSFKTSKQHKA
- the LOC109110668 gene encoding ELAV-like protein 3 isoform X5; protein product: MVTIISTMETQVSNGPSGTSLPNGPVISTNGATDDSKTNLIVNYLPQNMTQEEFKSLFGSIGEIESCKLVRDKITGQSLGYGFVNYVDPNDADKAINTLNGLKLQTKTIKVSYARPSSASIRDANLYVSGLPKTMSQKDMEQLFSQYGRIITSRILVDQVTAGISRGVGFIRFDKRNEAEEAIKGLNGQKPLGAAEPITVKFANNPSQKTGQALLTQLYQTAARRFTGPLHHQTQRFSSPSFLPRFSPITIDSMTSLAGVNLTGPTGAGWCIFVYNLSPEADESVLWQLFGPFGAVTNVKVIRDFTTNKCKGFGFVTMTNYDEAAMAIASLNGYRLGDRVLQVSFKTSKQHKA
- the LOC109110668 gene encoding ELAV-like protein 3 isoform X1 produces the protein MVTIISTMETQVSNGPSGTSLPNGPVISTNGATDDSKTNLIVNYLPQNMTQEEFKSLFGSIGEIESCKLVRDKITGQSLGYGFVNYVDPNDADKAINTLNGLKLQTKTIKVSYARPSSASIRDANLYVSGLPKTMSQKDMEQLFSQYGRIITSRILVDQVTAGISRGVGFIRFDKRNEAEEAIKGLNGQKPLGAAEPITVKFANNPSQKTGQALLTQLYQTAARRFTGPLHHQTQRFRLDNLLNASYGVKSSPSFLPRFSPITIDSMTSLAGVNLTGPTGAGWCIFVYNLSPEADESVLWQLFGPFGAVTNVKVIRDFTTNKCKGFGFVTMTNYDEAAMAIASLNGYRLGDRVLQVSFKTSKQHKA
- the LOC109110668 gene encoding ELAV-like protein 3 isoform X2 → MVTIISTMETQVSNGPSGTSLPNGPVISTNGATDDSKTNLIVNYLPQNMTQEEFKSLFGSIGEIESCKLVRDKITGQSLGYGFVNYVDPNDADKAINTLNGLKLQTKTIKVSYARPSSASIRDANLYVSGLPKTMSQKDMEQLFSQYGRIITSRILVDQVTGISRGVGFIRFDKRNEAEEAIKGLNGQKPLGAAEPITVKFANNPSQKTGQALLTQLYQTAARRFTGPLHHQTQRFRLDNLLNASYGVKSSPSFLPRFSPITIDSMTSLAGVNLTGPTGAGWCIFVYNLSPEADESVLWQLFGPFGAVTNVKVIRDFTTNKCKGFGFVTMTNYDEAAMAIASLNGYRLGDRVLQVSFKTSKQHKA